Proteins encoded together in one Meles meles chromosome 7, mMelMel3.1 paternal haplotype, whole genome shotgun sequence window:
- the SERHL2 gene encoding serine hydrolase-like protein 2 isoform X1 has product MGDATPFPPPTRLLAAPHPHPRGGSGSGLIGPAGGGGDPGRGLHVACKGSGSSRLEEQARGPGSAKVSSRAGWASTTGMLSELKVTVPWGHIAAKIWGSEQASPVLCLHGWLDNANSFDRLIPLLPKDFCYVAMDFGGHGLSSHYSPGLPYYQESFVSEIRRLVAALKWKRFSILGHSFGGAVGGTFSSIFPEMVNKLILLDTWPFALDPKGIECVPTYRRGAMEHVLQVEAFQKPRQVASPEEMLQKFLKSNSHVTEESARLLLQRGTTEVATAGAQPGFPQRGAVHVLHQAAAGPRPAHQVSASLTPPKTLGCQESPGLPHVRFPVLCEAGLPQAPGCGGQGWGGRRWQGRSQPSCPSPHTSAEGTPGPGGPHTLPGPPALCCSPAFLPPPPASCSPLPPPMDCGCDF; this is encoded by the exons ATGGGGGACGCCACGCCCTTCCCGCCGCCCACCCGCCTCcttgccgccccccacccccacccccggggcgGAAGTGGGAGCGGGTTGATTGGacccgcggggggggggggggaccccgGGAGAGGGCTGCACGTGGCTTGTAAGGGTTCCGGGAGCTCCAGGTTAGAGGAGCAAGCGCGGGGCCCTGGGTCCGCAAAGGTTTCCAGCCGGGCCGGGTGGGCCAGCACAACAG GTATGCTCTCAGAGCTGAAGGTGACTGTGCCCTGGGGCCACATCGCTGCCAAAATCTGGGGCTCCGAGCAGGCCTCCCCAGTTCTTTGCCTGCACGGCTGGCTGGACAATGCCAACTCTTTTGACAGACTCATCCCTCTTCTTCCAAAAG ACTTCTGTTATGTTGCCATGGATTTCGGGGGACATGGGCTCTCGTCCCACTACAGCCCTGGTCTCCCGTATTACCAGGAAAGCTTTGTGAGTGAGATCCGCAGACTTGTAGCAG CCTTGAAGTGGAAGCGTTTCTCCATCTTGGGCCATAGTTTTG GTGGCGCGGTGGGCGGAACG TTTTCCAGTATCTTCCCCGAGATGGTGAATAAACTTATCTTGCTGGACACGTGGCCGTTTGCCCTGGACCCTAAA GGAATAGAATGCGTGCCGACCTACCGGCGGGGAGCCATGGAGCACGTGCTGCAGGTGGAGGCCTTCCAGAAGCCCCGGCAGGTGGCCAGCCCAGAGGAGATGCTGCAGAA gtTCCTGAAGAGCAACAGTCACGTGACTGAGGAGAGTGCGCGACTCCTGCTGCAGAGAGGAACTACCGAGGTGGCCACAG CCGGAGCACAGCCTGGATTTCCTCAGCGGGGAGCAGTTCATGTGCTTCACCAAGCGGCTGCAGGCCCGCGTCCTGCTCATCAAGTAAGTGCGAGCCTCACACCCCCAAAGACCCTTGGCTGCCAGGAATCCCCAGGTCTCCCGCATGTGAGGTTCCCGGTTCTGTGTGAGGCTGGGCTGCCCCAGGCACCGGGGTGTGgagggcagggttggggagggcGCAGGTGGCAGGGCAGGAGCcaacccagctgcccctccccgcaCACATCTGCAGAGGGCACCCCTGGGCCAGGCGGACCCCATACCCTGCCGGGTCCCCCGGccctttgctgctcccctgccttcctcccgCCCCCACCTGCCAGCTGCAGTCCGCTGCCTCCGCCTATGGACTGCGGCTGTGACTTCTAG
- the SERHL2 gene encoding serine hydrolase-like protein 2 isoform X2, which translates to MGDATPFPPPTRLLAAPHPHPRGGSGSGLIGPAGGGGDPGRGLHVACKGSGSSRLEEQARGPGSAKVSSRAGWASTTGMLSELKVTVPWGHIAAKIWGSEQASPVLCLHGWLDNANSFDRLIPLLPKDFCYVAMDFGGHGLSSHYSPGLPYYQESFVSEIRRLVAALKWKRFSILGHSFGGAVGGTFSSIFPEMVNKLILLDTWPFALDPKGIECVPTYRRGAMEHVLQVEAFQKPRQVASPEEMLQKFLKSNSHVTEESARLLLQRGTTEVATGLILNRDRRIALPEHSLDFLSGEQFMCFTKRLQARVLLIKAMQGYYNVKRKDDTDRNIMAFVKDMLNSVLKERFQYTEVPGGHYVHLNQPENVAGIISAFLRSKDMIPHHL; encoded by the exons ATGGGGGACGCCACGCCCTTCCCGCCGCCCACCCGCCTCcttgccgccccccacccccacccccggggcgGAAGTGGGAGCGGGTTGATTGGacccgcggggggggggggggaccccgGGAGAGGGCTGCACGTGGCTTGTAAGGGTTCCGGGAGCTCCAGGTTAGAGGAGCAAGCGCGGGGCCCTGGGTCCGCAAAGGTTTCCAGCCGGGCCGGGTGGGCCAGCACAACAG GTATGCTCTCAGAGCTGAAGGTGACTGTGCCCTGGGGCCACATCGCTGCCAAAATCTGGGGCTCCGAGCAGGCCTCCCCAGTTCTTTGCCTGCACGGCTGGCTGGACAATGCCAACTCTTTTGACAGACTCATCCCTCTTCTTCCAAAAG ACTTCTGTTATGTTGCCATGGATTTCGGGGGACATGGGCTCTCGTCCCACTACAGCCCTGGTCTCCCGTATTACCAGGAAAGCTTTGTGAGTGAGATCCGCAGACTTGTAGCAG CCTTGAAGTGGAAGCGTTTCTCCATCTTGGGCCATAGTTTTG GTGGCGCGGTGGGCGGAACG TTTTCCAGTATCTTCCCCGAGATGGTGAATAAACTTATCTTGCTGGACACGTGGCCGTTTGCCCTGGACCCTAAA GGAATAGAATGCGTGCCGACCTACCGGCGGGGAGCCATGGAGCACGTGCTGCAGGTGGAGGCCTTCCAGAAGCCCCGGCAGGTGGCCAGCCCAGAGGAGATGCTGCAGAA gtTCCTGAAGAGCAACAGTCACGTGACTGAGGAGAGTGCGCGACTCCTGCTGCAGAGAGGAACTACCGAGGTGGCCACAG GCCTAATCCTGAACAGAGACCGGAGGATAGCTTTG CCGGAGCACAGCCTGGATTTCCTCAGCGGGGAGCAGTTCATGTGCTTCACCAAGCGGCTGCAGGCCCGCGTCCTGCTCATCAA AGCAATGCAAGGATATTATAACGTGAAAAGGAAGGATGACACGGACAGGAACATCATGGCTTTTGTGAAAGACATGCTGAACTCGGTCCTAAAGGAG cgGTTCCAGTACACAGAAGTCCCAGGCGGCCACTATGTCCACTTGAACCAACCTGAGAACGTGGCTGGTATCATCAGTGCCTTTCTGCGGAGCAAGGACATGATACCACACCATCTGTAG
- the SERHL2 gene encoding serine hydrolase-like protein 2 isoform X3, with amino-acid sequence MAAKGMLSELKVTVPWGHIAAKIWGSEQASPVLCLHGWLDNANSFDRLIPLLPKDFCYVAMDFGGHGLSSHYSPGLPYYQESFVSEIRRLVAALKWKRFSILGHSFGGAVGGTFSSIFPEMVNKLILLDTWPFALDPKGIECVPTYRRGAMEHVLQVEAFQKPRQVASPEEMLQKFLKSNSHVTEESARLLLQRGTTEVATAGAQPGFPQRGAVHVLHQAAAGPRPAHQVSASLTPPKTLGCQESPGLPHVRFPVLCEAGLPQAPGCGGQGWGGRRWQGRSQPSCPSPHTSAEGTPGPGGPHTLPGPPALCCSPAFLPPPPASCSPLPPPMDCGCDF; translated from the exons ATGGCTGCGAAGG GTATGCTCTCAGAGCTGAAGGTGACTGTGCCCTGGGGCCACATCGCTGCCAAAATCTGGGGCTCCGAGCAGGCCTCCCCAGTTCTTTGCCTGCACGGCTGGCTGGACAATGCCAACTCTTTTGACAGACTCATCCCTCTTCTTCCAAAAG ACTTCTGTTATGTTGCCATGGATTTCGGGGGACATGGGCTCTCGTCCCACTACAGCCCTGGTCTCCCGTATTACCAGGAAAGCTTTGTGAGTGAGATCCGCAGACTTGTAGCAG CCTTGAAGTGGAAGCGTTTCTCCATCTTGGGCCATAGTTTTG GTGGCGCGGTGGGCGGAACG TTTTCCAGTATCTTCCCCGAGATGGTGAATAAACTTATCTTGCTGGACACGTGGCCGTTTGCCCTGGACCCTAAA GGAATAGAATGCGTGCCGACCTACCGGCGGGGAGCCATGGAGCACGTGCTGCAGGTGGAGGCCTTCCAGAAGCCCCGGCAGGTGGCCAGCCCAGAGGAGATGCTGCAGAA gtTCCTGAAGAGCAACAGTCACGTGACTGAGGAGAGTGCGCGACTCCTGCTGCAGAGAGGAACTACCGAGGTGGCCACAG CCGGAGCACAGCCTGGATTTCCTCAGCGGGGAGCAGTTCATGTGCTTCACCAAGCGGCTGCAGGCCCGCGTCCTGCTCATCAAGTAAGTGCGAGCCTCACACCCCCAAAGACCCTTGGCTGCCAGGAATCCCCAGGTCTCCCGCATGTGAGGTTCCCGGTTCTGTGTGAGGCTGGGCTGCCCCAGGCACCGGGGTGTGgagggcagggttggggagggcGCAGGTGGCAGGGCAGGAGCcaacccagctgcccctccccgcaCACATCTGCAGAGGGCACCCCTGGGCCAGGCGGACCCCATACCCTGCCGGGTCCCCCGGccctttgctgctcccctgccttcctcccgCCCCCACCTGCCAGCTGCAGTCCGCTGCCTCCGCCTATGGACTGCGGCTGTGACTTCTAG
- the SERHL2 gene encoding serine hydrolase-like protein 2 isoform X4, with translation MGDATPFPPPTRLLAAPHPHPRGGSGSGLIGPAGGGGDPGRGLHVACKGSGSSRLEEQARGPGSAKVSSRAGWASTTGMLSELKVTVPWGHIAAKIWGSEQASPVLCLHGWLDNANSFDRLIPLLPKDFCYVAMDFGGHGLSSHYSPGLPYYQESFVSEIRRLVAALKWKRFSILGHSFGGAVGGTFSSIFPEMVNKLILLDTWPFALDPKGIECVPTYRRGAMEHVLQVEAFQKPRQVASPEEMLQKFLKSNSHVTEESARLLLQRGTTEVATAGAQPGFPQRGAVHVLHQAAAGPRPAHQSNARIL, from the exons ATGGGGGACGCCACGCCCTTCCCGCCGCCCACCCGCCTCcttgccgccccccacccccacccccggggcgGAAGTGGGAGCGGGTTGATTGGacccgcggggggggggggggaccccgGGAGAGGGCTGCACGTGGCTTGTAAGGGTTCCGGGAGCTCCAGGTTAGAGGAGCAAGCGCGGGGCCCTGGGTCCGCAAAGGTTTCCAGCCGGGCCGGGTGGGCCAGCACAACAG GTATGCTCTCAGAGCTGAAGGTGACTGTGCCCTGGGGCCACATCGCTGCCAAAATCTGGGGCTCCGAGCAGGCCTCCCCAGTTCTTTGCCTGCACGGCTGGCTGGACAATGCCAACTCTTTTGACAGACTCATCCCTCTTCTTCCAAAAG ACTTCTGTTATGTTGCCATGGATTTCGGGGGACATGGGCTCTCGTCCCACTACAGCCCTGGTCTCCCGTATTACCAGGAAAGCTTTGTGAGTGAGATCCGCAGACTTGTAGCAG CCTTGAAGTGGAAGCGTTTCTCCATCTTGGGCCATAGTTTTG GTGGCGCGGTGGGCGGAACG TTTTCCAGTATCTTCCCCGAGATGGTGAATAAACTTATCTTGCTGGACACGTGGCCGTTTGCCCTGGACCCTAAA GGAATAGAATGCGTGCCGACCTACCGGCGGGGAGCCATGGAGCACGTGCTGCAGGTGGAGGCCTTCCAGAAGCCCCGGCAGGTGGCCAGCCCAGAGGAGATGCTGCAGAA gtTCCTGAAGAGCAACAGTCACGTGACTGAGGAGAGTGCGCGACTCCTGCTGCAGAGAGGAACTACCGAGGTGGCCACAG CCGGAGCACAGCCTGGATTTCCTCAGCGGGGAGCAGTTCATGTGCTTCACCAAGCGGCTGCAGGCCCGCGTCCTGCTCATCAA AGCAATGCAAGGATATTATAA